The segment ATGAAAATGGCATAAGTCCACATAATGTCCAACATCATAAATAAGTAACTAAAACACACATAGCATCATGAAGAGTATAAacaagtctatcatgcatgaaacaaaagTCCAGTCAAGGATGGACACTACAAATACCACCTGCAGGGATGTAGGAACTGAACCTAGTGTGCAAAAATTTACCACATGCAACTTAATGCGAGGGTCAAGGGGTTCACTGAGGTCTTAAGGTAAAAACATACAAAGggacttaaaaaataaataaaaccttaGCAAAATTGAAACCCCCTTTGTGATTAAAATGCGACATAAAGCCTGACCCAATGGCTAAAATTTGATAACCAATTTGAAAATTCCCCTAGACAAAGATGCAATTATTTTTGCAATCCTAACAATGGCTCTTGTTGGGGACAATTGGGAGACATGAGAAAGATGAGGATCCAGACTTTGGGATGCATACCGAAGCAAATATTTACAAATGTACACTATATACATGTCCTAAACTACTATGCATAAAAAATTAACTTAGCAAAGAAGTTTTTGAGGAACTGCCCATGCATAGGTAGCTTCAAAACTTCACCTTCTGCATTCTAAAGAAAATAGGAATCTTCATCATTCTTTTTTGCAATCACAAAAGGACCAATCCACAATGGCTCAATGTtcccatgttttcctttgtcttctaCTCTAGCATTCCATTGTAGAACCATATCTCCAGCATTCAACTTTCTTTCAGAAGTCCTTTTGTCAAAAAGGTATTTTGCTTTTTGTTGCATCTTTAAATTCTGCTTCTTAGCCTAGTCTCTAATCTCATCAAGCTCCACCAGTTGTTCCATCCTTTCCTATATTGAATCCTCCATTTCACCATACTCGTGCATGAATTTTTTAATAGGTAAAAGATTATTCACTATTATTCTAGCTTGAGatccataaactaattcaaatggAGATTTTCCTATGGCTTTCTTAATTGTCAATCTGTCTGCCCATAATGCAAACTTAAGCTTTGAATTCCATGCCTTTTTATTCTTCTCTAACATCCTCTTTATAATTTTTAGGATACTTTTATTACTAGACTTGGCCCACCCATTCCCCTGAGGATGATATAGGGCTGAATAGAAAATCTCAATTCCATAAGTGGCACAAAAATCCTTGAATTCTTTAGAACCAAAACATATAGAATTATCAACAACAAGTCTGATTGGTACTCCAAACCTTGTGAGTATACTATCCATTAAGAACTCTATAACAACTTTTCTTGTAGTATTTTtagtgggaatagcttcaatccacttggtaaagtaatcaatggCTACTAGAATCCACTTGTGCCCACCACTTGACTTATctacaatttctccaataaaatccatTACCCACTGGTAAAAAGGGACTTCTACATGTACTGGTCTCAAGGGAAATCACCCAAAAAACTTGAGTTTAGTAGAGAATTTGTGACAGGCCTCACACTTCCTTATGTAAACATGAGCGTCTTTAAACAGAGTAGGTCAGTAATAACCTGCCCTCAAAACTTTGTGAGTAGTCATATGTGCTGTAAAATGCCCACCACAAACACCCTCATTCATTTCTATCAGGATCTTTCTTGTCTAATCTTGATCCAAATAGAACAAAAACACTCCATCTCTACTTTTCTAGAAAAGATCACCCTTAATCACCACATATTTCTGGGCTTGCAACTTCAATGATCTCTTTTGGTGGTTGTCCATATTTTTTAGGGCATTTCATATGTTGTGAAAATTGAACAATATCTATATACCATGGTTTCCTTTCTATGCTAGTAATCTTACCATTAGACACCTCCATGTTATTCACTTGAGAAGCCTCAAGGTTGGTCTTTTCCATCAATTTAGCAAGCCCCAACCCTCTAACCAATTTAGTAATCTGTATATCTATGTCAAATTCTTTAATCCTATTGATCCACCTTCCCCTACACCCAATTACTTCAGATTGAGAAAATACATCCTTGATTGTTGCATTGGGCCCATATGTAATAACTTTAGCACACACCAAATATGGTCTAAAATTTTTCACTGCTTTCACCAAGGCATACACTTGTTTTTTAATAATATCATACTTGAGTTCTATTGCCTGCAAAGTTTTGCTAAAGAAAGCAATGGGTTGTGAAAACCCTTGGCCATTCTTTTGTAACAATATTGCTGCAATGGTATGGAATGAGGCAATAGAAAACAATTGGAAAGGTTTGTTATACTCATAATATTTCAATACAAGAGcctctttaatatctcttttgaTGTCCACAAAAGCATCTAATGCCTCGACTGTCCACTCCATCTTGGCCCCTTTCTTTAACATTTTGGCAATTGGTTTCACAATCTTTGCAAAGTTCGAAGTAAACCTCTTGAGAAAATTAATCTAGCCAAAAAATGACTTTATTGCTTTTACTATCTTTGGGATGGCAATTTTATCAATTGCTGCTACTCTCTCAGGATCTATTTTCACCtattccttggaaacaatgtgtccaaGCAACTTACCTTCCGTTACAGCAAAattacatttctttgggttaagtgaaataccatattctagtgCCTTTATTAATATTTTCTCCAAATGTGCACAATGATCCCGTGCATCTTTTGAGAAAGCAGTAaggtcatcttgataaaccaccatgattaTATTGATCAAGTCTACAAATGCCACCTTCATTGCTCTTTGAAACATTGCAccagcattagtcaaaccaaatgCCATTCTCACATAAATGTAAGCTCCCCAAGGAGTTGTAAAGCTTGTTTTATATTGCTCTTACTCATTGACTTTCACCtgattgtatcttgagaaaccatccatcatagacaaaaaCTCGCAACCAGTTACCTTGTGCAACACAACCTCCATTTTAGGTAGAGGATAATTGTCTTTCAAATAAGAAATATTCAGATTTTAGAAATtgacacataatctaatatccccattcttctttctaatagACACTAAATTTGAAACTGAAGAAGAATGTCTAATAGGCTTAATTATTCCCCCTTCCCTCAGtttagtcaattcttgctgcatctttgGGGCTAGGATCAGATTAATTGGTCTTTGCTTCTATCTAAATGGCTTAGCATCTGGTTTCAATGGTATTTCATGTTGAAACAGATCCTCTCTATAagcttttaaatcatcataagaccaagcaaaaaatCCCTTGTATTTCTTCAACAATTGTATCATGTTATCTCTAATGGTAGGACTTAATTATGTACACCATTTTGGGAGATTTTTATGTATGTAAATTAACTTCTAAATTGTCTTTCACAACTGAAAATACTTTGTTCATGGCACTATCACTGCCGTCAAAGACTCTCTCTAAGGAAACTAGTCCTTTAGGAATCTTATTTGTCTTCAGTTGCACTACCTCATTCCCAAAGACTGTATCCTTCC is part of the Cryptomeria japonica chromosome 10, Sugi_1.0, whole genome shotgun sequence genome and harbors:
- the LOC131076157 gene encoding uncharacterized protein LOC131076157; the protein is MDFIGEIVDKSSGGHKWILVAIDYFTKWIEAIPTKNTTRKVVIEFLMDSILTRFGVPIRLVVDNSICFGSKEFKDFCATYGIEIFYSALYHPQGNGWAKSSNKSILKIIKRMLEKNKKAWNSKLKFALWADRLTIKKAIGKSPFELVYGSQARIIVNNLLPIKKFMHEYGEMEDSI